In Gasterosteus aculeatus chromosome 15, fGasAcu3.hap1.1, whole genome shotgun sequence, a single genomic region encodes these proteins:
- the LOC120832517 gene encoding formin isoform X1 — MDGLSDNSDGAAKPTGSSLKNVFSSIFSRDTHASSDESAVLTSFKELSDNGNLLPEGDPTAETKMEEDLQEDVHQDNGTAFCDTGQSPESLVAGEGSSDQVKAAVGASLDEDLVQVSCVETYSDEEENEDAGAARGSTGLLKPTLLEEVDDNKVGHGDEIKDGTGAECQAPVLTTQRVTERSRIEAILYSGRFVSRTNARKPLSSSLSKRAIGRSPKEGKPTASLDVGTSGTGENSKDNVGKHGGKEIAGVDVYPSVPSTISGQQASRHDAEAPLLIDLNNTHELRDEAEVGDEKPSSSQVSSSVTSTPETPEASIQSISGPEEQSETVGIPNHPTGIKNPMPLSSSPEESQGDIKPSSSPPSQRTTAPKTPDTPPLAPSTASSTNSSPSRGTPLSSPPSFQMPALFSGLRVMKMGATGEDRGTVSEIKQREKDADLALLSLKKTVNKAKLIPEQKTVISPAKKRAEPKPVVETKSSKMLSQLLSLETEPKKSDVGPDGVPEHSRKGSGNGEEVLRGPESSTPPKEKKNTSDQAYETFRSIFGPKTVKKDKLEEVDVEAVKKKIKNDKENLRSIFERASKSPGKELGSAPEANTELTSPTDSEDRTPGRLQAVWPPPKTKDEEEKVGLKYTEAEHQAALLQLKRECKDDLERMHSDYELQIFQLRGEHAVSTSHLEEVIGKMRSDQGCSTGRERGELRDAAVSTEDDLAPRTFRNVSIQTDRETFVKSPEGHGGGPAQSPNQNVPKKLNLESIGLNLKAAPPPPPPPPPPLPPGLLGPAPPPPPPPPPFPGTTAPPPPPPPPPPPPPPPLPGFAGAPPPPPPPPPPPFPGGGPPPPPPPPPPPGLPGAGPPPPPPPPGGGPPPPPPMGGFSFVQMVEKAPRKVAIEPACPMKPLYWTRIQIEDNNNNTLWGSLEEPNIVNANEFEDLFSKATLQTRKKPLSDTFEKKAKTKKIIKLLDSKRSQAVAILISSLHLEMKDIQQAVLTVDNSVVDLETIEALYENRATSEEMVKITKHYENSKEEEVKLLDKPEQFLYELSQIPDFAGRAHCIIFQSVFHDTISSIRRKVEIVSNVSKELLDSNALRDVMGLVLAFGNYMNGGNRTRGQADGFGLEILPKLKDVKSRDNRINLVDYVVLYYLRNFDTHAGTEKSVFPMPEPQDFFQAAQVKFEDLTKDSRKLKKDLTACEKTTQKICANPSEEFLQPFKEKMEGFISAAQKEHSAEEDRLNAAQRSFQDMASYYGVKPKSGEKDVSPGLVFMLWYEFCNDFKNAWTRQSKNISKERLKEAQENIKKITAEKRVETKKINANSLKERLRQKEAGVSSS; from the exons ATGGACGGTTTGAGTGATAACTCGGATGGAGCGGCGAAGCCGACCGGCAGCTCCCTGAAGAATGTCTTCAGCAGTATCTTCAGCCGAGATACGCACGCCTCTTCAGACGAGTCGGCCGTGCTGACGTCTTTCAAGGAGCTGTCGGATAATGGGAATCTTCTACCGGAAGGCGATCCAACTGCTGAGACCAAGATGGAGGAGGATCTGCAGGAAGATGTGCATCAGGATAATGGCACTGCTTTCTGTGATACAGGGCAAAGCCCAGAATCCTTGGTGGCTGGCGAGGGGTCTAGCGACCAAGTTAAGGCAGCAGTTGGAGCGTCGCTTGATGAGGATCTGGTCCAGGTCAGTTGCGTGGAAACATACAGTGACGAAGAGGAAAATGAGGATGCCGGGGCGGCCCGCGGCAGCACAGGTCTGTTGAAGCCGACCCTACTTGAAGAGGTTGATGATAATAAAGTCGGGCATGGTGATGAGATAAAAGATGGCACTGGGGCCGAGTGCCAAGCGCCTGTGCTCACAACACAAAGAGTTACGGAGCGATCCCGAATAGAAGCCATTCTATATTCAGGCAGGTTTGTCAGCAGAACGAACGCTAGGAAACCTCTGAGCTCTTCACTTTCCAAACGGGCAATTGGCCGCAGCCCCAAGGAGGGCAAGCCCACGGCATCTTTGGATGTAGGAACATCTGGTACAGGAGAGAATAGTAAAGACAATGTAGGAAAACATGGAGGCAAGGAGATTGCTGGCGTAGATGTTTACCCATCAGTTCCTTCCACCATCTCCGGACAGCAGGCCTCGCGTCATGATGCCGAAGCCCCTCTTTTAATAGATTTAAATAATACACATGAGCTAAGGGATGAAGCTGAGGTGGGGGATGAGAAACCTTCCTCCAGCCAGGTGTCCTCCTCCGTTACCTCCACCCCTGAGACACCTGAAGCTTCAATCCAATCAATCTCCGGCCCAGAGGAGCAGTCGGAAACTGTTGGTATCCCAAATCACCCTACTGGGATTAAAAACCCCAtgcctctgtcctcctctcctgaaGAGTCCCAAGGTGACATCAAGCCGAGTAGCAGTCCTCCCTCACAGCGCACAACAGCTCCGAAGACACCAGACACACCACCTTTGGCCCCATCCACTGCATCCTCCACCAACTCATCCCCATCCAGGGGCACGCCGCTCTCTTCTCCCCCGTCCTTCCAGATGCCGGCCCTCTTCAGCGGGTTGCGGGTGATGAAAATGGGAGCAACGGGGGAAGACAGGGGGACCGTGTCAGAGATcaagcagagggagaaggatgCTGACCTGGCCCTGCTCAGCCTGAAGAAGACCGTAAACAAAGCCAAGCTCATCCCCGAGCAGAAGACTGTTATCTCGCCAGCCAAAAAACGGGCAGAGCCTAAACCTGTGGTGGAAACTAAAAGCTCTAAAATGCTCAGTCAGCTGCTCAGTCTCGAGACTGAGCCCAAAAAGTCAGACGTTGGGCCAGACGGGGTTCCTGAACACAGCAGGAAAGGGTCTGGGAATGGAGAAGAGGTTCTTCGAGGCCCAGAAAGCTCCACACCtccaaaggagaaaaagaacacCTCGGATCAGGCCTATGAAACCTTCAGGAGCATCTTCGGCCCCAAAACTGTTAAAAAGGACAAATTGGAAGAGGTGGATGTGgaagcagtgaaaaagaaaattaagaaTGACAAAGAAAATCTGAGGTCTATCTTTGAGAGAGCCTCCAAATCACCCGGAAAGGAACTTGGCAGTGCCCCAGAAGCTAAT ACTGAGCTCACGTCCCCTACTGACAGTGAGGACCGCACCCCGGGGCGTCTTCAGGCTGTGTGGCCACCCCCCAAAAccaaagatgaggaggagaaggtggggcTCAAGTACACCGAGGCAG AGCACCAGGCTGCCCTCTTGCAGCTGAAGAGGGAGTGCAAGGACGATCTGGAGAGGATGCAT TCCGACTACGAGCTGCAAATCTTCCAACTGCGGGGCGAGCACGCCGTCTCCACGTCCCACCTGGAAGAGGTCATCGGCAAAATGCGGAGCGACCAGGGCTGCAGTACCGGCCGGGAGCGGGGCGAGCTCCGTGATGCCGCCGTGTCCACGGAGGACGACCTGGCGCCCCGGACCTTCCGGAACGTGAGCATCCAGACGGACAGGGAGACCTTCGTGAAGAGCCCCGAGGGGCACGGTGGCGGGCCCGCCCAGAGCCCCAACCAGAACGTGCCGAAAAAACTCAACTTGGAATCTATCGGGCTAAATCTAAAAGCtgccccgcccccgccgccgcctcctccgccccctctcCCACCAGGGCTCTTAGGACCagccccacctcctcctcctcctcctccccctttcccggGCACcaccgcaccaccaccaccaccaccaccaccccctcctcctcctcctccccctttgccAGGCTTCGCTGGAGcgccgcctccacctcccccaccaccaccacctccattCCCCGGAGGTGGTCCGccgcccccaccacctccccctccccctcctggcCTACCTGGAGCTGGTCCCCcgccacctccccctcctccaggcGGAGGCccgccacctccaccccctATGGGGGGCTTCAGTTTTGTTCAGATGGTGGAGAAGGCCCCGCGTAAAGTTGCCATTGAACCCGCGTGTCCCATGAAGCCTCTGTACTGGACCAGGATACAGATCGAGGACAACAA CAACAACACACTGTGGGGGTCTCTGGAGGAGCCGAACATTGTCAACGCCAACGAGTTCGAGGACCTGTTTTCCAAAGCCACGCTGCAGACGAGGAAGAAGCCGCTGTCCGACACCTTTGAGAAGAAAGCCAAAACTAAGAAG ATAATCAAGCTGCTGGATTCCAAGCGTTCACAAGCAGTCGCCATCCTCATATCGAGCCTGCATCTGGAGATGAAGGACATTCAGCAAG CTGTTCTTACTGTGGACAACTCTGTGGTGGACTTGGAGACCATTGAGGCTTTATATGAAAAT AGAGCCACGAGTGAAGAAATGGTCAAGATAACGAAACACTATGAGAATTCTAAGGAGGAGGAAGTCAAACTGCTGGACAAACCTGAGCA gTTCCTCTATGAGCTCTCCCAGATTCCCGACTTTGCGGGCCGAGCCCACTGCATCATCTTCCAGTCGGTGTTCCACGATACCATCTCCTCCATCCGCCGTAAGGTGGAGATCGTCTCCAATGTCAGCAAA gagctGTTGGATTCTAATGCCTTGCGGGATGTAATGGGTCTTGTTCTGGCCTTCGGGAACTACATGAACGGCGGGAACAGGACAAGAGGTCAGGCTGATGGCTTCGGACTGGAAATCCTCCCCAAACTAAAGGACGTCAAAAGCAGG GACAATCGTATCAACCTGGTGGATTATGTGGTTTTATACTACCTGCGTAATTTTGACACG CACGCCGGCACCGAAAAGAGTGTGTTCCCAATGCCGGAGCCTCAGGATTTCTTCCAGGCTGCTCAGGTGAAGTTTGAAGACCTCACCAAGGACTCCAGGAAGCTGAAGAAGGATCTGACTG CTTGCGAGAAGACCACGCAGAAGATCTGTGCCAACCCGTCCGAGGAATTCCTCCAGCCCTTCAAGGAGAAGATGGAAGGATTCATCTCTGCCG ctCAAAAGGAGCATTCGGCCGAAGAGGATCGACTCAATGCCGCACAGAGAAG TTTCCAGGACATGGCGAGCTACTACGGGGTCAAGCCAAAGTCCGGGGAGAAGGACGTGTCCCCGGGTCTCGTTTTCATGCTTTGGTACGAGTTTTGCAATGACTTCAAGAACGCCTGGACACGACAGAGCAAGAACATCTCCAAGGAGAG GTTGAAGGAGGCTCAAGAAAACATCAAGAAGATCACAGCCGAGAAGCGAGTCGAAACCAAGAAGATCAACGCCAACAGCCTG AAAGAGAGGCTGCGGCAGAAGGAAGCAGGCGTGTCTTCTAGCTGA
- the LOC120832517 gene encoding formin isoform X3: MDGLSDNSDGAAKPTGSSLKNVFSSIFSRDTHASSDESAVLTSFKELSDNGNLLPEGDPTAETKMEEDLQEDVHQDNGTAFCDTGQSPESLVAGEGSSDQVKAAVGASLDEDLVQVSCVETYSDEEENEDAGAARGSTGLLKPTLLEEVDDNKVGHGDEIKDGTGAECQAPVLTTQRVTERSRIEAILYSGRFVSRTNARKPLSSSLSKRAIGRSPKEGKPTASLDVGTSGTGENSKDNVGKHGGKEIAGVDVYPSVPSTISGQQASRHDAEAPLLIDLNNTHELRDEAEVGDEKPSSSQVSSSVTSTPETPEASIQSISGPEEQSETVGIPNHPTGIKNPMPLSSSPEESQGDIKPSSSPPSQRTTAPKTPDTPPLAPSTASSTNSSPSRGTPLSSPPSFQMPALFSGLRVMKMGATGEDRGTVSEIKQREKDADLALLSLKKTVNKAKLIPEQKTVISPAKKRAEPKPVVETKSSKMLSQLLSLETEPKKSDVGPDGVPEHSRKGSGNGEEVLRGPESSTPPKEKKNTSDQAYETFRSIFGPKTVKKDKLEEVDVEAVKKKIKNDKENLRSIFERASKSPGKELGSAPEANTELTSPTDSEDRTPGRLQAVWPPPKTKDEEEKVGLKYTEAEHQAALLQLKRECKDDLERMHSDYELQIFQLRGEHAVSTSHLEEVIGKMRSDQGCSTGRERGELRDAAVSTEDDLAPRTFRNVSIQTDRETFVKSPEGHGGGPAQSPNQNVPKKLNLESIGLNLKAAPPPPPPPPPPLPPGLLGPAPPPPPPPPPFPGTTAPPPPPPPPPPPPPPPLPGFAGAPPPPPPPPPPPFPGGGPPPPPPPPPPPGLPGAGPPPPPPPPGGGPPPPPPMGGFSFVQMVEKAPRKVAIEPACPMKPLYWTRIQIEDNNNNTLWGSLEEPNIVNANEFEDLFSKATLQTRKKPLSDTFEKKAKTKKIIKLLDSKRSQAVAILISSLHLEMKDIQQAVLTVDNSVVDLETIEALYENRATSEEMVKITKHYENSKEEEVKLLDKPEQFLYELSQIPDFAGRAHCIIFQSVFHDTISSIRRKVEIVSNVSKELLDSNALRDVMGLVLAFGNYMNGGNRTRGQADGFGLEILPKLKDVKSRDNRINLVDYVVLYYLRNFDTHAGTEKSVFPMPEPQDFFQAAQVKFEDLTKDSRKLKKDLTACEKTTQKICANPSEEFLQPFKEKMEGFISAAQKEHSAEEDRLNAAQRSFQDMASYYGVKPKSGEKDVSPGLVFMLWYEFCNDFKNAWTRQSKNISKESPEGARAYCLCPRGPMAPGGPVR, translated from the exons ATGGACGGTTTGAGTGATAACTCGGATGGAGCGGCGAAGCCGACCGGCAGCTCCCTGAAGAATGTCTTCAGCAGTATCTTCAGCCGAGATACGCACGCCTCTTCAGACGAGTCGGCCGTGCTGACGTCTTTCAAGGAGCTGTCGGATAATGGGAATCTTCTACCGGAAGGCGATCCAACTGCTGAGACCAAGATGGAGGAGGATCTGCAGGAAGATGTGCATCAGGATAATGGCACTGCTTTCTGTGATACAGGGCAAAGCCCAGAATCCTTGGTGGCTGGCGAGGGGTCTAGCGACCAAGTTAAGGCAGCAGTTGGAGCGTCGCTTGATGAGGATCTGGTCCAGGTCAGTTGCGTGGAAACATACAGTGACGAAGAGGAAAATGAGGATGCCGGGGCGGCCCGCGGCAGCACAGGTCTGTTGAAGCCGACCCTACTTGAAGAGGTTGATGATAATAAAGTCGGGCATGGTGATGAGATAAAAGATGGCACTGGGGCCGAGTGCCAAGCGCCTGTGCTCACAACACAAAGAGTTACGGAGCGATCCCGAATAGAAGCCATTCTATATTCAGGCAGGTTTGTCAGCAGAACGAACGCTAGGAAACCTCTGAGCTCTTCACTTTCCAAACGGGCAATTGGCCGCAGCCCCAAGGAGGGCAAGCCCACGGCATCTTTGGATGTAGGAACATCTGGTACAGGAGAGAATAGTAAAGACAATGTAGGAAAACATGGAGGCAAGGAGATTGCTGGCGTAGATGTTTACCCATCAGTTCCTTCCACCATCTCCGGACAGCAGGCCTCGCGTCATGATGCCGAAGCCCCTCTTTTAATAGATTTAAATAATACACATGAGCTAAGGGATGAAGCTGAGGTGGGGGATGAGAAACCTTCCTCCAGCCAGGTGTCCTCCTCCGTTACCTCCACCCCTGAGACACCTGAAGCTTCAATCCAATCAATCTCCGGCCCAGAGGAGCAGTCGGAAACTGTTGGTATCCCAAATCACCCTACTGGGATTAAAAACCCCAtgcctctgtcctcctctcctgaaGAGTCCCAAGGTGACATCAAGCCGAGTAGCAGTCCTCCCTCACAGCGCACAACAGCTCCGAAGACACCAGACACACCACCTTTGGCCCCATCCACTGCATCCTCCACCAACTCATCCCCATCCAGGGGCACGCCGCTCTCTTCTCCCCCGTCCTTCCAGATGCCGGCCCTCTTCAGCGGGTTGCGGGTGATGAAAATGGGAGCAACGGGGGAAGACAGGGGGACCGTGTCAGAGATcaagcagagggagaaggatgCTGACCTGGCCCTGCTCAGCCTGAAGAAGACCGTAAACAAAGCCAAGCTCATCCCCGAGCAGAAGACTGTTATCTCGCCAGCCAAAAAACGGGCAGAGCCTAAACCTGTGGTGGAAACTAAAAGCTCTAAAATGCTCAGTCAGCTGCTCAGTCTCGAGACTGAGCCCAAAAAGTCAGACGTTGGGCCAGACGGGGTTCCTGAACACAGCAGGAAAGGGTCTGGGAATGGAGAAGAGGTTCTTCGAGGCCCAGAAAGCTCCACACCtccaaaggagaaaaagaacacCTCGGATCAGGCCTATGAAACCTTCAGGAGCATCTTCGGCCCCAAAACTGTTAAAAAGGACAAATTGGAAGAGGTGGATGTGgaagcagtgaaaaagaaaattaagaaTGACAAAGAAAATCTGAGGTCTATCTTTGAGAGAGCCTCCAAATCACCCGGAAAGGAACTTGGCAGTGCCCCAGAAGCTAAT ACTGAGCTCACGTCCCCTACTGACAGTGAGGACCGCACCCCGGGGCGTCTTCAGGCTGTGTGGCCACCCCCCAAAAccaaagatgaggaggagaaggtggggcTCAAGTACACCGAGGCAG AGCACCAGGCTGCCCTCTTGCAGCTGAAGAGGGAGTGCAAGGACGATCTGGAGAGGATGCAT TCCGACTACGAGCTGCAAATCTTCCAACTGCGGGGCGAGCACGCCGTCTCCACGTCCCACCTGGAAGAGGTCATCGGCAAAATGCGGAGCGACCAGGGCTGCAGTACCGGCCGGGAGCGGGGCGAGCTCCGTGATGCCGCCGTGTCCACGGAGGACGACCTGGCGCCCCGGACCTTCCGGAACGTGAGCATCCAGACGGACAGGGAGACCTTCGTGAAGAGCCCCGAGGGGCACGGTGGCGGGCCCGCCCAGAGCCCCAACCAGAACGTGCCGAAAAAACTCAACTTGGAATCTATCGGGCTAAATCTAAAAGCtgccccgcccccgccgccgcctcctccgccccctctcCCACCAGGGCTCTTAGGACCagccccacctcctcctcctcctcctccccctttcccggGCACcaccgcaccaccaccaccaccaccaccaccccctcctcctcctcctccccctttgccAGGCTTCGCTGGAGcgccgcctccacctcccccaccaccaccacctccattCCCCGGAGGTGGTCCGccgcccccaccacctccccctccccctcctggcCTACCTGGAGCTGGTCCCCcgccacctccccctcctccaggcGGAGGCccgccacctccaccccctATGGGGGGCTTCAGTTTTGTTCAGATGGTGGAGAAGGCCCCGCGTAAAGTTGCCATTGAACCCGCGTGTCCCATGAAGCCTCTGTACTGGACCAGGATACAGATCGAGGACAACAA CAACAACACACTGTGGGGGTCTCTGGAGGAGCCGAACATTGTCAACGCCAACGAGTTCGAGGACCTGTTTTCCAAAGCCACGCTGCAGACGAGGAAGAAGCCGCTGTCCGACACCTTTGAGAAGAAAGCCAAAACTAAGAAG ATAATCAAGCTGCTGGATTCCAAGCGTTCACAAGCAGTCGCCATCCTCATATCGAGCCTGCATCTGGAGATGAAGGACATTCAGCAAG CTGTTCTTACTGTGGACAACTCTGTGGTGGACTTGGAGACCATTGAGGCTTTATATGAAAAT AGAGCCACGAGTGAAGAAATGGTCAAGATAACGAAACACTATGAGAATTCTAAGGAGGAGGAAGTCAAACTGCTGGACAAACCTGAGCA gTTCCTCTATGAGCTCTCCCAGATTCCCGACTTTGCGGGCCGAGCCCACTGCATCATCTTCCAGTCGGTGTTCCACGATACCATCTCCTCCATCCGCCGTAAGGTGGAGATCGTCTCCAATGTCAGCAAA gagctGTTGGATTCTAATGCCTTGCGGGATGTAATGGGTCTTGTTCTGGCCTTCGGGAACTACATGAACGGCGGGAACAGGACAAGAGGTCAGGCTGATGGCTTCGGACTGGAAATCCTCCCCAAACTAAAGGACGTCAAAAGCAGG GACAATCGTATCAACCTGGTGGATTATGTGGTTTTATACTACCTGCGTAATTTTGACACG CACGCCGGCACCGAAAAGAGTGTGTTCCCAATGCCGGAGCCTCAGGATTTCTTCCAGGCTGCTCAGGTGAAGTTTGAAGACCTCACCAAGGACTCCAGGAAGCTGAAGAAGGATCTGACTG CTTGCGAGAAGACCACGCAGAAGATCTGTGCCAACCCGTCCGAGGAATTCCTCCAGCCCTTCAAGGAGAAGATGGAAGGATTCATCTCTGCCG ctCAAAAGGAGCATTCGGCCGAAGAGGATCGACTCAATGCCGCACAGAGAAG TTTCCAGGACATGGCGAGCTACTACGGGGTCAAGCCAAAGTCCGGGGAGAAGGACGTGTCCCCGGGTCTCGTTTTCATGCTTTGGTACGAGTTTTGCAATGACTTCAAGAACGCCTGGACACGACAGAGCAAGAACATCTCCAAGGAGAG CCCGGAGGGAGCGAGAGCGTATTGTTTGTGTCCACGCGGCCCAATGGCACCAGGTGGCCCAGTAAGATGA
- the grem1b gene encoding gremlin-1, protein MAGSTRIFCIFCSVLFAVGLLSLPVDSKRNRGSQGAIPHPDKTNPNESEQQPQTPQAGPGPRQRQGSSSPADEVLESSQEALHVTERQYLKRDWCKTQPLKQTIHEEGCVSRTIINRFCYGQCNSFYIPRHIRREEGAFQSCSFCKPKRFTTMTFTLNCPDQQPPTKKKRIQRVKQCRCISIDLD, encoded by the coding sequence ATGGCCGGCTCCACGCGTATCTTCTGCATCTTCTGCAGCGTGCTCTTCGCCGTGGGGTTGCTCTCCTTGCCCGTGGATTCCAAGAGAAACCGAGGTTCACAGGGTGCCATTCCCCACCCCGACAAAACCAACCCTAACGAATCTGAGCAGCAACCGCAGACTCCGCAGGCGGGCCCCGGGCCCCGGCAGAGGCAGGGCTCATCCTCACCGGCCGACGAGGTGCTGGAGTCCAGCCAGGAAGCTTTACACGTGACGGAGCGCCAGTATTTGAAACGGGACTGGTGCAAGACGCAGCCGCTGAAGCAGACCATCCACGAGGAGGGCTGCGTCAGCCGCACCATCATCAACCGCTTTTGTTACGGACAGTGCAACTCCTTCTACATCCCCCGACACATCCGCCGGGAGGAGGGGGCCTTCCAGTCCTGCTCGTTTTGCAAGCCGAAGCGTTTTACCACCATGACTTTCACGTTGAACTGCCCGGATCAGCAGCCACCCACCAAGAAGAAACGCATCCAGCGCGTCAAACAGTGCCGTTGCATTTCCATAGACCTGGACTGA